A genomic stretch from Schistocerca americana isolate TAMUIC-IGC-003095 unplaced genomic scaffold, iqSchAmer2.1 HiC_scaffold_307, whole genome shotgun sequence includes:
- the LOC124579502 gene encoding uncharacterized protein LOC124579502 — MPSETDARAERSAPEAANALPTAPADRAASLYANGVELSTSVSLPSVSDSTPPPTSVDRAHAYRVTRESETVISISRECCASLQQPLETPVDAPTAQQDSDEALQLLVSLMPHAAAAPLGVDSDNDEEEMQTEQTPAGSQASTSRASRKRQKSDDDSSAPDTRKFRKEYAQNGTKAGTKTLRRTPKSKVDNDGFVTATKTAKATRQPTAAPVGTSNSFLALSDSEDEELTLPPPQQRRALPPLIVKFDGHFRELQNALNLLIGKDSYTISATGDDLHKVKVKTTEHFVKVSEECTRRGWNFYTFSSNRKKPLKVVFRKIPRTMKPEELKEDLEQMGYCVEEVIRMKLHRTKGRNPLFLVIANNTAENRKLFQLKRIGNLEVCAEVLRNKAAYAQCYRCLELGHSTKYCGMPEYCVKCEVAQNTKRLRLAPAETKRSSEEFQREHRTHVEPQRTATARQRGNAAVEAAHPAEHIPRRSSTSPSSAGTPTPGTKSGSHPAGGRRTRHQQRSAMADRLRPPPHSRYKHAITQHRPQPTRPQARLPRHSAPRQWRPSRRQFPRLRPYLGKQLLPPRLAVTERTNQRRPSRTGPAWPTSPNRDGAGSGQSPASSLLQQPTPTAASSPAETRPRATAILSGPDKMAYTPSAMMSAPDKMATASTVSLTRCN, encoded by the exons atgccgagcgagacggacgcacgcgccgagcgctccgctccCGAGGCAGCTAATGCGCTTCCGACAGCtccagcggacagggccgcgtccctgtaCGCTAACGGGGTCGAGTTGAGTACATCAGTTTCACTACCGAGTGTTTCTGATAGTACTCCTCCCCCAACGAGCGTCGACCGTGCTCACGCCTATCGCGTCACTCGCGAAAGTGAAACCGTGATTTCGATCTCTCGCGAGTGTTGTGCGTCGCTGCAGCAGCCGCTGGAGACGCCCGTGGACGCCCCCACAGCGCAGCAAGACAGCGACGAAGCACTCCAGCTTCTGGTGAGTCTCATGCCGCACGCAGCCGCTGCACCCCTCGGAGTCGATTCCGACAACGACGAAGAGGAAATGCAGACAGAGCAGACGCCGGCAGGCTCACAAGCGTCTACGTCACGTGCCTCGAGGAAGAGGCAGAAGTCCGACGACGACTCCTCAGCCCCGGACACGCGCAAGTTCCGCAAGGAATACGCGCAAAACGGCACCAAAGCCGGGACAAAAACTCTCCGCCGCACGCCGAAGTCCAAAGTGGACAATGACGGCTTCGTAACTGCAACGAAGACCGCAAAAGCCACACGACAACCCACAGCAGCACCAGTAGGCACGAGCAACAGCTTCCTAGCACTTAGTGACTCGGAAGACGAGGAGCTGACACTGCCACCGCCGCAGCAGCGTCGCGCACTGCCGCCGCTTATAGTAAAGTTCGATGGCCACTTTCGTGAGCTGCAGAACGCTCTGAACTTACTGATTGGCAAAGACAGCTACACCATCAGCGCGACAGGCGATGACCTTCACAAAGTGAAGGTGAAAACCACCGAACACTTCGTAAAGGTCAGCGAGGAATGCACCAGACGGGGCTGGAACTTCTACACCTTCAGCTCCAACAGGAAGAAGCCCCTGAAGGTTGTATTCCGCAAAATACCGCGCACCATGAAACCAGAAGAGTTGAAGGAAGATCTGGAACAAATGGGCTACTGCGTTGAAGAAGTTATAAGAATGAAACTTCATCGCACCAAGGGACGCAACCCGCTCTTCCTGGTAATTGCAAACAACACGGCGGAAAACCGGAAGCTTTTCCAACTCAAGCGGATAGGCAACTTGGAAGTGTGCGCAGAAGTGCTTCGCAACAAAGCTGCATACGCTCAGTGCTATCGCTGCCTGGAACTCGGCCACTCGACTAAGTACTGTGGAATGCCCGAGTATTGTGTTAAGTGCG AGGTTGCACAAAACACAAAACGTTTGCGGCTCGCGCCCGCGGAAACGAAGCGCAGCAGCGAAGAGTTTCAGCGGGAACATCGCACCCACGTGGAGCCCCAACGCACAGCCACAGCCAGACAAAGAGGAAACGCGGCCGTCGAGGCCGCGCATCCGGCCGAGCACATTCCGAGGCGGTCGTCAACCTCGCCCAGCAGCGCGGGAACTCCGACGCCCGGAACAAAGAGCGGCAGCCACCCCGCAGGCGGCCGCAGAACACGCCACCAGCAACGGAGCGCGATGGCGGACAGGCTCCGCCCGCCGCCTCACAGCAGGTACAAGCACGCCATCACGCAGCACCGGCCGCAGCCAACCAGGCCGCAGGCCCGCCTCCCCCGCCACAGCGCGCCGCGCCAGTGGCGGCCCAGCCGCAGGCAGTTCCCCCGCCTGCGCCCCTACCTCGGCAAGCAGCTCCTACCACCGCGCCTCGCCGTAACGGAGCGGACCAATCAGCGCCGCCCGTCCCGGACCGGTCCAGCATGGCCGACTTCCCCGAACCGCGATGGCGCCGGCAGCGGCCAATCACCGGCCAGCAGCCTGCTGCAGCAGCCCACACCAACGGCGGCCAGCAGCCCAGCGGAAACCAGGCCACGCGCGACGGCCATTCTGTCGGGCCCCGACAAAATGGCGTACACACCGTCCGCCATGATGTCGGCCCCCGACAAGATGGCGACCGCATCGACCGTCTCCTTGACACGATGCAACTAA